From a region of the Alkalidesulfovibrio alkalitolerans DSM 16529 genome:
- the rpoZ gene encoding DNA-directed RNA polymerase subunit omega, giving the protein MARITVEDCLERVDNRFLITQMAIKRVRQYREGYTPLVETKNKEIVAALREIAAIKVLPAEDIPEAGIFLAREPK; this is encoded by the coding sequence ATGGCGCGCATCACAGTCGAGGATTGCCTGGAGCGGGTGGACAACCGCTTTTTGATCACCCAGATGGCCATCAAGCGTGTGCGGCAGTACCGCGAAGGCTACACTCCGCTCGTGGAGACCAAGAACAAAGAGATCGTGGCCGCGCTGCGCGAGATTGCCGCGATCAAGGTTCTCCCCGCCGAGGATATTCCAGAGGCCGGCATTTTCCTGGCCCGCGAACCCAAGTAG
- a CDS encoding tRNA lysidine(34) synthetase yields MGTLGRLNYIQKKVLGKTGLFMKETGQLHDGARVGVALSGGVDSFLLTKLLLLRRQIVPFDFELMALHVNPGFDTTCHAPLVDWCSRHGLASHFEVMTIGPDAHSEKNLKKSACFYCAWFRRKKLFELCSRYNLTHLAFGHTGDDLVATLFMNMTKTATMQAMAGRSSYFGGRLTLIRPMLLLRKKDIVKAATAFDLPVVKNPCPSSGTSERASVEQHLSTMFPDRKSRENVFRAVTRWQLDLDRVVD; encoded by the coding sequence ATGGGTACCCTTGGAAGACTGAACTACATCCAGAAGAAAGTCCTGGGCAAGACCGGACTGTTCATGAAGGAGACCGGCCAATTGCACGACGGCGCGCGCGTGGGCGTGGCGCTTTCGGGCGGGGTGGACTCCTTTCTCCTCACGAAGCTTTTGCTGCTCAGGCGGCAGATCGTGCCCTTCGATTTCGAGCTCATGGCCTTGCACGTCAATCCGGGCTTCGACACCACATGCCACGCCCCGCTCGTGGACTGGTGCTCGCGCCACGGCCTAGCCAGCCACTTCGAGGTCATGACCATCGGCCCGGACGCACATTCAGAGAAGAATCTCAAGAAATCCGCCTGTTTCTACTGCGCCTGGTTCAGGCGCAAGAAGCTTTTCGAATTGTGCTCGCGCTACAACCTGACGCACCTAGCCTTCGGCCACACCGGAGACGATCTGGTGGCCACGCTCTTCATGAACATGACCAAGACGGCCACCATGCAGGCCATGGCCGGCCGGTCGTCCTACTTCGGCGGGCGCCTGACCCTCATTCGTCCCATGCTCCTTTTGCGCAAGAAGGACATCGTCAAGGCTGCGACCGCCTTCGACCTGCCCGTGGTCAAGAATCCCTGTCCATCATCGGGAACGAGCGAGCGGGCGAGCGTGGAGCAGCATCTTTCGACCATGTTTCCGGACCGGAAGAGCCGCGAAAACGTATTCAGAGCGGTCACTCGCTGGCAGCTTGACTTGGACCGCGTGGTGGACTAG
- a CDS encoding M23 family metallopeptidase: MLFKKYHIVIFRDGIGQCRKLRCSGWIIATLLFFVVALGAGNVYFWQYYQQFSTLERSLVESEKTVHEQKTQLVSLASKIKNIEKDLNRIRTFDSKLRVMINAEPGQPQNVSALGGPEGNTFSKNYLTLYRQELLARKMHNYLRQLSTEARLEEVKQQDLIQNIRQNREALASTPSIWPTEGWITSTFGYRTSPFTGKREFHKGLDISAPHGTPIYAPAKGKVSFTGRDGAYGLAMNLDHGSGISTKYAHLHRVAVKPGQTVSRGELIGYVGNTGRSTGPHLHYEVRLNGVPVNPMRYILN; encoded by the coding sequence ATGCTGTTCAAAAAATATCACATCGTCATTTTCCGGGATGGCATCGGTCAATGCCGGAAATTGCGGTGCAGCGGCTGGATCATCGCCACGCTGCTTTTTTTTGTGGTCGCCCTGGGCGCGGGCAACGTGTACTTCTGGCAGTATTACCAGCAGTTCTCGACACTTGAGCGCAGTCTCGTGGAATCCGAAAAGACTGTCCACGAACAGAAAACACAACTCGTCTCTTTGGCCTCCAAAATCAAGAATATCGAGAAGGACCTGAACCGCATCAGGACCTTCGACTCGAAGCTCCGGGTCATGATCAACGCCGAACCCGGGCAGCCGCAGAACGTCAGCGCCCTGGGCGGTCCCGAGGGCAACACGTTCTCCAAGAACTACCTGACGCTCTACCGCCAGGAACTCCTGGCGCGCAAGATGCACAACTACCTGCGCCAGCTCTCCACCGAGGCCCGGCTTGAGGAAGTCAAGCAGCAGGACCTCATCCAGAACATCCGTCAGAACCGCGAAGCGCTGGCCTCCACACCGTCCATCTGGCCTACCGAAGGCTGGATCACTTCGACCTTCGGCTACCGCACCTCGCCCTTCACCGGCAAACGCGAATTCCATAAGGGCCTGGACATCTCCGCGCCGCACGGCACCCCCATTTACGCCCCCGCAAAAGGCAAGGTTTCGTTCACTGGCCGCGACGGCGCATACGGTCTGGCCATGAACCTCGACCACGGCTCGGGCATCAGCACCAAGTACGCCCACCTGCACCGCGTGGCGGTCAAACCCGGCCAGACCGTGAGCCGGGGAGAACTCATCGGCTACGTGGGGAACACGGGCCGAAGCACCGGCCCGCACCTGCACTACGAAGTGCGGCTCAACGGCGTGCCGGTCAATCCCATGCGCTACATCCTGAACTGA